Proteins from one Apis cerana isolate GH-2021 linkage group LG11, AcerK_1.0, whole genome shotgun sequence genomic window:
- the LOC107998589 gene encoding C-type lectin 37Db isoform X2 has protein sequence MSWRLCLLVALLVASSEAVPGRLNDDCPNCVDEHSTNLAASRWTMPLLKLGEKRYYLGIFFKANWYRASQYCRYHGMHLASIASQEENDRLEKHIKDFGLGHEHFWTSGTDQAEEGTFFWMANGRPITFENWNVGEPNNFRYENGEEEHCLELWNRDGKGLKWNDSPCSFETFFVCEVQ, from the exons ATGTCGTGGAGGCTGTGCCTGCTCGTCGCGCTCCTCGTCGCTTCCTCGGAGGCTGTCCCTGGCAGATTGAACG ACGACTGTCCCAACTGCGTGGACGAGCACAGCACCAACCTCGCCGCCTCCAGATGGACCATGCCGCTGTTGAAGCTCGGCGAGAAGAGATACTACCTGGGGATCTTCTTCAAG GCCAATTGGTACAGAGCGTCCCAATATTGCCGATATCACGGGATGCACCTGGCGAGCATAGCGTCGCAGGAGGAAAACGACAGACTGGAGAAACACATCAAGGATTTCGGTCTCGGACACGAGCACTTTTGGACCTCTGGCACGGACCAGGCCGAAGAAGGTACTTTCTTCTGGATGGCCAATGGCAGACCCATCACTTTCGAGAATTGGAACGTCGGCGAGCCGAATAATTTCAG ATACGAGAACGGCGAGGAAGAACACTGCCTCGAGCTGTGGAATAGGGATGGCAAGGGATTGAAGTGGAACGACAGTCCGTGCAGTTTCGAGACCTTTTTCGTTTGCGAGGTGCAATGA